CTAATTTTATCTTAAGTATATTAGAAGAGTCAATATTTCACTTCTACAACTATATATTACCATCATGAGCCATAAACAAAATTGAGATATGGTTTTAGAAAACTCAGAAGGTAGTGATGAGGAAGAATATTGCCATACTCTGATTTTGGGGAATAGTGTAGTGGCTATATCATTACTCTTGGTACTATACCACTCATGACAATTAAGAAGTTCAACAAATTGACAAGTTAAAAGGATATTATACTTTTGTTTCTTCTAATTATGTACTGGTTCATTGTTTTATTTGCTAACTTGAAGAGAAAAATGGTTTTGTGTTCTTTAGAGCATGCTTGCTTGCTATATACAACAGTTCTATGTCAAGTAGGATTTGATAATGACAAAATGATCCTATTTTCATATCATTTTTGGATAACAGTGAATTATCTATAAACTTGTAGTATTTGGAGCAGTAAAAATCATATTTGTTTGtgaattattttcttttctttgaacttttTATCCATTATTATTTAGTGCAGAATTTTGCTTGAGTGGGGATGACAGTTCTGATGATAAGCAAGGATCACGAGGAAAAGTTTTCGATGGAAATGATGGTACTACACTAAAGAGTTGTCCAGAGTGTTCAGATCCCATTCAAGTGGCCAAAAAGCAGATAcctagttgtaatttttttatggtCAAGATGTTTATAAACAATGCTATATGATTTTGGGTTAAGTAGTAGTATTATATTTGTTCCAAAATTTGTAACTATCTCAttgtataagttttgttattttaatctataagttttcttatttgtatataaatgtttcatttaaatcataatttttaatttaaaataaatataaattaattttttaaaaataaaaatataatttttaaggaCACATATTATGAGTTctaaaaacattattttaggactcgcgaagagagtcctaaaaacttacttaaaggcactcaatgagattttttaggactcgcattgcgtgccataaaaatattcttttgcgagtcctaaaaaaacctcagtttttaagaCTCTCGCAAATCCTAAAAAGCCTTCTTTATAGTAGTGgatattgattatatatataaatataattattgagTAAGATATGAACACTACAACGCAACATTTTaataagtaactatgattttttttttctttttaaaaccaAACTATGCCTCTTTAAGCGCTAGGGAGAGTATGATTGATTGGACTAGTATCATTTAAGATTGTTTGGATTCAATAATCTTAATTATTCTAATAATTAATTGGATAGTAATTGATAATAATTTTCCATAAATATGATTGATTTTTTGCATTTGGGATTAAGTAAGATAAATTGAGCATTAATATTAATCACTTAGAAtctcaacatttttttttaataattataatcctTTTAAAATCCCATCAgaatattatcattattattttaacAATCGTTTTTGCAAGTAGTTTCGGTACACACAATAagctttttctatttatttattttttgctctCGTAGTAAAAGcatataaaatcataaataacgctcaacatttattatttattaagacGGATTTGAGCAGAAAATTATATTGCTATTGAAATAATATTATAAgtataattaagatatcaaaCACGACTCccgaaaaaaatatttatatatcaaACACGACTAAAGATATTAAATTAACTGAAGTTGAAAATAGTAAGAAAGCAAAAGAGATTGAAGACCTGGCAAATATATAAAAAGTACAACGCATGCAACAATgaattaaaatcacaaacatgAGCTTCATGTGATATAACATATATTACGTTATACAAGTACAcaccatatatatatacacatatatatgcTGGGTGTAGTAGCATCAGACGGCACAGTAGTCTTTAATGGGACATGCAGAGGCAGTGCCACCTTCCATAAAATAAAAACGAAGAAAATGAAAGTGATCAAATGGTTTATATTGTAAGGGCCACTCATCGTCCACTAGCTCTTCTGGAATATGCATCACTCCATTCACAAACGAGAATAATCCTATGGAGTACCTTGCTGCTTTCTCCTCCTCTTTCACCATCACTCTATGCTCACATGCACGTATCTTCCCATTACTCCAAGCCTATATACATATAGTAAATCAATAACCAATAATAATAATCCAACTTAATCCGTGTATATATATCATATACGTATAcgtatttatatatagttatataccATTAATGCGTCTCCTGCAATGAACATAATTGATGAAAAATTGGGTTTTACATCaacatagtgatcatgattgtcCTTGGTTCTTATCTGTAAACCATCGACTTGGTTTTGCTTAAGCAGGGTTATGAATGTCTTGTCTGTGTGAATTGGAACTCCCACTTCAGTGTCGTTTGTCTGACGTGTTCTGAATTTGAAGAATCTGAGACCATAAGAGGTTGACTCCATGTGAGACCTATGGTATCTCCCAATGCCAAAGCTATCAAAAACCATTCTTGTTGCCATCTCATATAACTCTACCACCGGCTTTGAGAAGGAAAGAACACTTTCACTAATTCAAAATATAATATCAAGAATGATTAGCCCATaagattaatatatatacatatataataatcatatatatgaattaataaagaaaactaattaaaataaaataatgtaatTATACCGGAAAATTTCATTCCCTTGAGGCCACATGGTGTTGGTAAAATATTCAACATTTTGAAAAGTTGTGGGATTATCAACTTCCATAGATTCGTACAGAGGAATAATGGGAATTTGACCAATATAGCCACACCCTGGCCTGTCACTGACTTTTTTCTTCTTAGTTTCAATTGGAAGATCAAATAAGTCTTGAGCTGCAGAAAAAATGGAGTTGTAAAGTTGCAGTGGAACTTTATCATCATTATCATAAACCATTTCGAAACATCCATACTCTTCCAATCCATATCGAATTTTTTCACAGGCCAACACCCAAGAATCTGAACCGGGCTTCAAGTTTTTCTCAGTGAAATCTAAAACAGGAATTTTTATTTGAGACCCCATTTTATTTTTTGGGAAATGGCGATCTTAATTACCTTTTATTATTAGGATGTAAtcaaatatgatatttatattgAGCTTAATTACAATGCAATAATGTTGTACATTAAGACCATCAGCAATGCGACTATATATAATTTCAGAAACTATAATATATTTACACATCAATATATGTTTTGATGTGAACAACTACCAACTCTATATTTTAGCTAGTTGTGGTACCAAATAAACCATTGATGGGTACCTCtgtccttctttctttttttaattttttttatttatatacagAATGCGAAAGAATGAGATATTGGTACGATCGATCATTCAGTTTTAAACTAAGCAGCATATATTACCTGCAAGGACCACTTGATTTTAGCAAGATTTGTACTTTTTTAATTAGGATGTGACtagtatttatttataatttgttgCTTACACATACAAATGCTTTTAATCAATAATATCATTGTCCttgtaaaaataataataataataatatcaaatattattgTATGCAATATCTTCATCATATATAGTTAAAATGAAAAGGGAATAtagtatttaatatttattaatttatatagtTTATGGTTTGCTTAAATTTACTATTTAATATTCTATCATTaataattattctaaattttttatttattttataaatgtaaACATAAAAATACTTTTAACTGTATTATTTATCAAATTTTGTAAGAAAATGAAATTATATGAAACCTATATGTTGTGGCAAGCCCTTCATCATGGCTTTCTCAAGATGAATGTAGATGTTACGCTATTAATTTAGAGGACGGTTTGATCGTGGCATTGGTGCTATTATTCGTAACTTTAAATTTGATGGTTTTCTGTTAGAATGCCTTGCTGCAAGAAAGTTGACTGGCTTTTAACTCAAAGGAAGCAGAGGCTTGATTTGGCTCTTTCTTTTCGCTTTACATTGATGCTTGGAGCTTAGTTTCATTGTTTCTACAGTTGAGAGTGATAATGCAAAAGTTGTAGTTAACTACGGACTCTTTACTCTCTACTCATGAGGTTGTTTCCTAATATACAGTTGtatatatttttagaaatattatatCCTTATTATTTATCATCATGTAAATACTATTGCTATGGTTTAATCACGTATGAACTTTAAATATAGAAAACAAGATCAATTACACTTGTTTAGAAAAAGAGATTTCACTATATATGATATGTGATTCTAATCAAATTAGTATATGGTCATTTgtcaaaaaataaaacaaaaaacaattaatGTAGAAGTTAGGCAAAAATACCCCAACAAAGGTTTTTAATTACACAAAAATCATACTTTGTCTTGCGCCTAATTAAATCTTTTTAACGTAActgattttctattttttttctttttcttttgagaaTACATAATTGTTTTCAATAACTactattttcttaattttgtatAGTTGACTTGGGATCACACATGCGGTCCTTACcctatatcattttttttatcaagtcCCTTTATATACAAGTTGCcgtctctctctctcctcccttttGTCGTCTCTATCAAATTTTGGTTGAGTTCTGAAAAATTGTCTGCCGCAACAATTTTGTCCTTTTCACTGTCAAACAAGTATGAATGGAAATAGTTTCTTTTGGAACCgtggttttattttttttaaaatatatacgTCATATGACGttacttaaattttattttagacATGACGTTACTTAAAGATGGCGGCAAAAAAAAAAGATGCCGTCGTTTATAGGATACAGTGATTATTGTTTAACTTCATTTTCAATGGACTGCTGTAGGTTTTCGTTTTTTTATATTTGTGTCGTTTGGACGAAGTTTGTCGTTTGTTAGTACTTTGTGATGGACTCAAGCTGTCGTTTGGATGAGGCGCTGTCGTGAGTGTCGTTTATGGAATGTTACGACTTAGTATTTTCTTCATTTCAATTCAATGTTGTCGTTTCTTGGTTTCCTTCGTACAAAATTAATCAAACACATGGATAAACACACAAAAATAACATTACATATgaaaaataaaacacacataGTAAATTACACATTgggaataaattaataaaagatcaAACACAATATTAACTTGATTTTGAGCAATTACGACGAAATAAGCATAAACGTTACGTACGTATTACGAACAAACACACTTATTACAGATTATTaattctaaataatattataattttaaacaccACAGTAGCTTTTAATAGGAGACTTCAACTTCTTATAAGCGTTTTCAGCGAAGAAACGCATTAGACCAAGATGATTGAATGGCTTATATTTCAAAGGATGATCCTCATCCACCAGCTCTTTCGGCACTTCCACCATTCCATCTCCAAATGAAAATTGTGCAAGAGAATATCTGTCTTCTTTACCACTCACCACCACTTTATGACTAGGTGAAACTATTCTCTCGTTGCTCCACGCCTatatataccatatatatatatatatatatatattcaaatcaCAATAATcaataatattatgctaattaatTTCATAATAATATAATGGTGTGAATATAAGTAGTGTTACCCACGTACCATTAGTGCATCCCCAGCAAAAACTACAAAGGAGGAAGGTGATGAGAGGTCAACTTTGATCCAATCTCCACTCTTAGTTTCCACCTCCAAGGCATTAATGTAATCTTGGTAGAGAACGGTGGTGAAGCTCTTATCAGTATGAGCCACAAACCCTAGCTTAGGATCATCACCTTGAGGCGCTTTATTTTTCAGTAGTCTAAGAAGGTAAGTGATCGAACCAGCATAAGATTCATAGTACTTCTCCACACCATAGCTTTCAAATATCATCCTCGTTACTATTCCATCGATTTCCGCTGCTAGTTTTGCGAATGAGTATGCACTTTCACTATATCATCACAgtgttaataaaaaaaatattaaaaacacAGAGAAAAATTAGACAGATAATATTAatctaataaatttaaataagaattatattatatattattggacCTGAAACGATCGTTTCCTTGAGGCCACATGAGATTGGTGAAGAATTGAGTTCCTTCTTTAGTGGTGGCATTGTCAATCCCCAAGCTCTCGTGGAGGGGAATCACTGGATTTTGTCCAACATAACCATTCAAGGgcttttcatatttatttttcattttggttTCAGTTGGGAGATCAAACAACTCCTCTAAAGCCCCAAACATTGAGCTTCCAAATTCAGAGGTAATTTTATCATACAAAACCACAAAACAACCGTACTCCTCAAACGCTCGTTGAACATCTTTACGTGCTAACTCCCACCCCTCTGAGCCAACCTCTAAACTCTCTTTTGAGAAATTTATGACTGGAAGCTTTGGCTCTGATGCTGAAACCATTGTAGTCTAATAATTAGTTGATTCACTTAGTGTTTATTACTAGCTTATTAGTAAGTTTGGAGCTTCTGATAATCACCAACTAATATAATTAAAGGGTACATATTTATACAtacagctttttttttttttttggaatgtaGTAATAATTGAACATATATAGTGAGCTCTCTCTCTAGATCTATACTCAGATGATCGTCCTTTTTACATTTTTtaatcaaatattaaataaaataataatggaTCATGAAAAGCGTGATATATATTTAACGTTTTTTAACTTGTCGTCTGAACATATAATATgtgattatttaataaaaaaaattgttctgTTCTGTGTATGTTATTATATGCATGTGGATTTGCCTAGTAACACAAGactcttatttatttatatatatatatatatattctagatACTAAACAACGTACATATTATATGTCAAATACTAAACATCGTGCATATTATAtgtcaaataaatatcatttttattatagaatctataataaaaatgatatttatgTCAAACAACGTGCATATtcacgtttacttagttttatttatagaatttattaattatttttattaaatttatattaatgttatataaatttcaaataaatatcatattttaattaaataatttatttatttttgtttaagtttatgtttgttctagtttttaaatttgagaGAGACAACAAGAGatcatatattatatgtttaatgtaatattaaatttaagtttattgctagtttttaaaaaaaaataagtttattgctagttgctaattcacagtagattatattatatatttaatatgatattattctaataagtcagtttaagtttaattaaattatatgatatttaagttataaaacatatgatattattattttaaaataattaattattattgtaaaatatctcaaaaatatcatattttaatttgtttaattatttattatttttaaataattattattgtacaatatctcaaaaatatcttattttaatttttttaattatttattttgttttatttaattttaagtgtttacaaactaccgttaaatataagaatattctgttaaatataagaatattccgttaaagttaaccttaaaaaaaataaaaaaatcgttaaaacctagaatttatgttatctacacacttattatatagaagagatatatagatAAATAAGAAGTTGTTTTATTGTatcatgtattatatatatatatatatatataatcagcgTATCATATAATATACATATAAGATTATAGTTAATAAAGAAATGATgatgatttattttaaaaattttgtattatttatttataatatatgttttgggTTGTTGATTTgagaatttaaattattttattcaattgcATGTATGTTGTGGGATTTTTCTGTTGTTTTATGcatattttaatttttggaaTAGATTATATATATTACAATTGTTATGTTACCGAAATTTAagtaaatttataaaaattaaacattataaaataGTTGGCTTAGTTAGTGTtattaaatttgtttaattaattttaaatcaattaataaaaattataaagtaatataatatttaattaagttaattatacTCTTCAAATTATGTTTGCTTAGTGCAGAAGTGCGTAAAGTAGGCTcggttttttttttggaaattaaaataataattttacaagtataaaattttattgttattttttttaaataaaaagtgaaaattaaagtaataatttaataattattaaataaattaataatagtctTTAATAGTAAATTAATaagtttataattaaatatttgtttatataatgaaattttataattaattcataaaatttaataatatatatttataaaatttaataatttattcataattgaataagatatcataatttatttttaaaaaattaatgattaaaaaaattattatcaaataaatgtagtttttattattaaaaaaattaataaaaaaataattgtttCACTCCACGCTCCACGCCAACTGTCATATGACCTGGTTAGTTTAATACAAAGCTCTACATGTGTGtagtctatatataaatatatatttatatttatatatataaacctGCATGTGGCCCGATgtgaattattttcaaaatatcaTATATTGAGTGTTGCAGAATTCAAGactttattataacatttaaTTGGTACGTAAATCAATAGATGTTGATTTTTGCGCTACCTAttattttaattacaattatttaCGGGAAATTTGATTTTAAATGCATAAAAGGGTTTCGTATTTAAAAAACACTACAAGAAAGAAGACTTTGGCAGGCGTAATTCagaattgcgtcggcaaaaaaaATCTTTACCAGCGCATTTAgtgaaacgcgccggcaaaaacAAAGACTTTTGCCGGTGCAAAATTGCGCCAGCAAAGgtctattgatttttttttaaatgatacaCTTTTGTCGGTGCATTTCACCTAACGTGCCGGCAAAAATCAAACGTGCCGGCGCGTTTTGTTGTGCCAATAAAAGTCTAATTTTGCGTTGGCAAAAGTTGGACTTATTAAAACGATGTCGTTTTGAAATAAGGTTTTAATACTCACTTTTGTTGGCgcatttttagacttttgccggcgcaacgaaacgcgccggcaattGTCATAGCGATATTAGCAGCCGCCCGAGCCCTTCTTCCTCAttgttttttcttccttttattttttctatctttcttcttctcttctctctttcttcaATCCTccaccaccccccccccccccaagccgCACCACCACCATCCGCACCTCGAGCCCACCCACCCCGACAACCACCCCACCCGAGCCCCACCGCGAGCCACCACTGCCGCCCCCCTCCTCCTCCAAGTTGCCCACTATAAGTTTTATAATATAGTTttgtattttatatttattttatttatgtattgaatttaatttttttttctatggagTCCCCGAGCCACACAtcaaacacccattaccataacacatcattataatactattta
This genomic interval from Humulus lupulus chromosome 8, drHumLupu1.1, whole genome shotgun sequence contains the following:
- the LOC133793574 gene encoding 2-oxoglutarate-dependent dioxygenase AOP2-like; amino-acid sequence: MVSASEPKLPVINFSKESLEVGSEGWELARKDVQRAFEEYGCFVVLYDKITSEFGSSMFGALEELFDLPTETKMKNKYEKPLNGYVGQNPVIPLHESLGIDNATTKEGTQFFTNLMWPQGNDRFSESAYSFAKLAAEIDGIVTRMIFESYGVEKYYESYAGSITYLLRLLKNKAPQGDDPKLGFVAHTDKSFTTVLYQDYINALEVETKSGDWIKVDLSSPSSFVVFAGDALMAWSNERIVSPSHKVVVSGKEDRYSLAQFSFGDGMVEVPKELVDEDHPLKYKPFNHLGLMRFFAENAYKKLKSPIKSYCGV
- the LOC133795142 gene encoding probable 2-oxoglutarate-dependent dioxygenase AOP1; translation: MGSQIKIPVLDFTEKNLKPGSDSWVLACEKIRYGLEEYGCFEMVYDNDDKVPLQLYNSIFSAAQDLFDLPIETKKKKVSDRPGCGYIGQIPIIPLYESMEVDNPTTFQNVEYFTNTMWPQGNEIFRESVLSFSKPVVELYEMATRMVFDSFGIGRYHRSHMESTSYGLRFFKFRTRQTNDTEVGVPIHTDKTFITLLKQNQVDGLQIRTKDNHDHYVDVKPNFSSIMFIAGDALMAWSNGKIRACEHRVMVKEEEKAARYSIGLFSFVNGVMHIPEELVDDEWPLQYKPFDHFHFLRFYFMEGGTASACPIKDYCAV